In Zea mays cultivar B73 chromosome 7, Zm-B73-REFERENCE-NAM-5.0, whole genome shotgun sequence, the following proteins share a genomic window:
- the LOC100284770 gene encoding Putrescine hydroxycinnamoyltransferase 1: protein MKVEVVETTLVPPSEATPRHALWLSNLDLAVPKTHTPLVYYYPRPAGAGAGEEGEGEGGEGSFFDPARLREALSRALVPFYPLAGRLAAGPGGRIEIDCTGEGALFCVARADFTGDEMFADFEPSPEARRLLVPFAASGDPPCVLAMVQVTFLKCGGVAVGTGMHHVTMDGAGAIQFIRAWTALARGEAPAWTPSHDRTLLRARSPPHVPACEHPVYSPAYLNGAPRPFVTRVYAVPPKLLAGIRSRCAPGASTYCAVTAHLWRAMCVARGLPAASDTRLRVPANVRQRLRPPLPASYFGNAIVRDLVTVRVGDVLSQPLGFVAERIKRAVARVDDARVRSVVDYLELESDKGNQAARGQFMPESDLWVVSWLGMPIHDADFGWGRPGFVAPAQMFGSGTAYVTQGRDKDDPINVLFALEPEYLNTFEKAFYGE from the exons ATGAAGGTGGAGGTGGTGGAGACGACGCTGGTGCCGCCGAGCGAGGCGACGCCGCGGCACGCGCTGTGGCTGTCCAACCTGGACCTGGCGGTGCCCAAGACCCACACGCCGCTCGTCTACTACTACCCGAGGCCCGCCGGCGCCGGTGCcggggaggagggagagggagaaggaGGAGAAGGGTCGTTCTTCGACCCGGCGCGGCTGCGGGAGGCGCTGTCCAGGGCGCTGGTGCCCTTCTACCCGCTGGCGGGGCGGCTGGCGGCCGGCCCGGGCGGCCGGATCGAGATCGACTGCACCGGCGAGGGCGCGCTGTTCTGCGTCGCGCGGGCCGACTTCACCGGCGACGAGATGTTCGCCGACTTCGAGCCCTCCCCCGAGGCGCGCCGCCTGCTCGTGCCCTTCGCCGCGTCCGGCGACCCGCCCTGCGTGCTCGCCATGGTCCAG GTGACCTTCCTCAAGTGCGGCGGCGTGGCCGTGGGCACGGGCATGCACCACGTGACGATGGACGGCGCCGGCGCGATCCAGTTCATCCGGGCGTGGACGGCGCTGGCGCGCGGGGAGGCCCCCGCGTGGACGCCGTCGCACGACCGGACGCTCCTGCGCGCGCGCTCCCCGCCGCACGTCCCCGCCTGCGAGCACCCGGTCTACTCCCCGGCCTACCTCAACGGGGCGCCGCGGCCCTTCGTGACGCGCGTCTACGCCGTGCCGCCCAAGCTGCTGGCAGGCATCCGGTCGCGCTGCGCGCCGGGCGCGTCCACGTACTGCGCGGTCACGGCGCACCTGTGGCGCGCCATGTGCGTCGCCCGGGGCCTCCCGGCGGCCAGCGACACGCGGCTGCGCGTCCCGGCCAACGTCCGGCAGCGCCTGCGCCCGCCGCTCCCGGCGTCCTACTTCGGCAACGCCATCGTGCGGGACCTGGTCACCGTGCGGGTGGGCGACGTGCTGTCGCAGCCGCTGGGCTTCGTGGCGGAGCGGATCAAGCGCGCGGTGGCCCGCGTCGACGACGCCCGCGTGCGCTCCGTCGTCGACTACCTGGAGCTTGAGTCGGACAAGGGCAACCAGGCGGCGCGCGGCCAGTTCATGCCCGAGTCCGACCTGTGGGTCGTCAGCTGGCTCGGCATGCCCATCCACGACGCCGACTTCGGCTGGGGCCGCCCCGGGTTCGTGGCCCCCGCGCAGATGTTCGGCAGCGGCACGGCGTACGTCACGCAGGGACGCGACAAGGACGACCCCATCAACGTGCTCTTCGCGCTCGAGCCAGAGTACCTGAACACCTTCGAGAAGGCCTTCTACGGGGAGTGA